From the Petrotoga sp. 9PWA.NaAc.5.4 genome, one window contains:
- the rpmG gene encoding 50S ribosomal protein L33 yields MASKTQIIIFSLKCTECNNRNYYKRKNRNFKEKIELKKYCPHCKKHTLHVEAKI; encoded by the coding sequence ATGGCATCAAAAACTCAAATAATAATTTTTTCTTTAAAATGTACAGAATGCAACAATAGAAACTATTATAAAAGAAAGAATAGAAATTTTAAAGAAAAAATAGAACTAAAGAAATATTGCCCTCATTGCAAAAAACACACTCTTCATGTAGAAGCAAAGATTTAG
- the secE gene encoding preprotein translocase subunit SecE, translating to MSKFWIFLTSVWQEAKKINWPTRKELLNSTIIVLIIIAFVAVYLFAVDFGLLQFFTLLVYPVFLRNQGSGIP from the coding sequence ATGTCTAAATTTTGGATTTTTTTAACTTCTGTTTGGCAAGAAGCAAAAAAAATTAATTGGCCAACTCGTAAGGAGTTGCTTAATTCTACAATTATTGTTTTGATAATAATAGCTTTTGTTGCTGTTTACTTATTTGCTGTAGATTTCGGTTTGTTACAATTTTTTACTCTATTGGTTTATCCTGTTTTTTTGAGAAATCAAGGTTCAGGAATTCCATAA
- a CDS encoding transcription termination/antitermination NusG family protein, with protein sequence MRKEWYVLQVYSGMENKVKETLEERIKSLGYERYFGKIIIPEVEELNYSNKKTDRVFVSKNAELYVKKGRDVKKGDLLAKDTEIRVKSSGVILELKNYRRITVETEGKKYYKAFLIPESAGIISGLRIGKKLRAGTPLSKNMEYESDVDGEIVSSEKVKRIVLKTDNGEEEVYIVPKECFKNELYKTGTYVEQGTVIGSSRQYQAKFSGRIDIRETAFYREVKIVKTKRRNLFPGYVFIEMMYLKETENLVKNIAYISSFLSIGGKPVKLKRQEIRAILRLIGEEEYEKKQIKEIRTDFEIGEHIKIISGPFEYFTGKIKTIDLEKQEVSVVVTMFGRETAVTLSLSEIEKIID encoded by the coding sequence ATGCGTAAAGAATGGTATGTACTTCAAGTTTATTCAGGAATGGAGAATAAAGTAAAAGAAACATTAGAAGAAAGAATTAAATCGTTAGGATATGAAAGGTATTTTGGAAAAATTATTATACCTGAAGTAGAAGAATTGAATTATTCAAATAAAAAGACTGATAGGGTTTTTGTTTCTAAAAATGCAGAATTATATGTAAAAAAAGGCAGAGACGTAAAAAAAGGCGATCTTTTGGCAAAAGATACCGAAATACGTGTAAAATCAAGTGGAGTTATTTTAGAACTAAAAAATTATAGAAGGATTACCGTTGAAACCGAAGGAAAAAAATATTATAAAGCTTTTTTAATTCCCGAGAGTGCAGGTATAATTTCAGGGTTAAGAATAGGAAAAAAGTTGAGAGCAGGTACCCCCTTAAGTAAAAACATGGAATACGAAAGTGATGTAGATGGAGAGATTGTATCAAGCGAAAAAGTTAAAAGAATAGTTCTAAAAACAGATAATGGAGAAGAAGAAGTTTATATAGTTCCTAAAGAATGTTTTAAGAATGAGTTATATAAAACGGGAACTTATGTAGAACAAGGAACTGTAATAGGGAGCTCTCGTCAATATCAAGCCAAGTTTTCTGGAAGAATAGATATTAGAGAAACTGCTTTCTATAGAGAAGTTAAAATAGTAAAAACTAAAAGGCGGAATCTTTTTCCTGGATATGTGTTTATAGAAATGATGTATCTAAAAGAAACAGAAAATTTAGTAAAAAATATAGCTTATATTTCTTCTTTTTTGAGTATTGGAGGTAAACCTGTAAAATTAAAAAGACAAGAAATCAGAGCTATTTTGAGATTAATTGGAGAAGAAGAATATGAAAAGAAACAAATTAAAGAGATTAGAACAGATTTCGAAATAGGTGAACATATAAAAATAATAAGCGGACCTTTTGAGTATTTTACAGGGAAAATAAAAACTATCGACTTAGAAAAACAGGAAGTTAGTGTAGTTGTTACTATGTTCGGAAGAGAAACTGCTGTAACATTATCTCTAAGTGAAATAGAAAAAATAATAGATTAA
- the rplK gene encoding 50S ribosomal protein L11 — MAKKLIRVVKLQLEAGKATPAPPVGPALGQYGVNLMEFCKKFNAATADQAGTLLPVEISIFEDRSFTFIVKTPPASFLLKKAANVKSGAKQPGKEMVGKITKSQLKEIAELKMKDLNAKDIEAAMKIIAGTARNMGIEIVEG; from the coding sequence ATGGCAAAAAAACTTATAAGAGTGGTGAAGCTTCAACTTGAAGCTGGAAAAGCAACTCCTGCACCACCAGTAGGTCCTGCATTAGGACAATATGGTGTGAACTTAATGGAGTTTTGTAAAAAATTTAACGCTGCAACTGCGGATCAAGCTGGTACTCTTTTGCCAGTAGAGATTTCTATTTTTGAAGATAGATCTTTTACATTTATTGTTAAAACTCCTCCCGCTTCTTTCTTGCTTAAAAAAGCCGCTAATGTTAAGTCTGGCGCAAAACAACCGGGTAAAGAGATGGTTGGAAAAATAACGAAAAGTCAATTAAAAGAAATAGCTGAGCTCAAGATGAAAGATTTAAACGCTAAAGATATAGAAGCCGCTATGAAAATAATTGCCGGAACTGCAAGAAATATGGGAATCGAAATCGTAGAAGGTTAA